CAACCATGAAAGATAGGTTCCCGAATTTTCTTTGTTGTATACGGAATACGAACAATTTTCTAATTTTTTTGTTATGTCCTGTCTTAAAGCTGTCTGCATTTTTGATGTAACTTTTGCTTTTTCAACATTACGGGAATAATTCATAAGCAAAAGGATAATAGCCAAACCAACCTTAATTCCCATTAGTTGTAAAAAGCCGTTCATATTATTTTGAAGTAGTTTATCAAATGCAGTCATCGTAAGAAGCGGCGATATATTTGTCAAGACGGCAAATATCAAATAAATAGACATAACTGCGGCATTATGCCTCATAAATTGTTTAAAATATTTTTTCATTTTTTTCCTCCAAATTATCAGAATTGAATGTTTACAAGCTTGTAATTTCAATTTATGGTATTACAAAACAAAAGTCAAGCTAAATTTTAAAATATTTAATAAAATATTTGAAAATTCTTATATTTTTGCTTAAAATTATTATATTTTTTAATTTTTAATGTATATATTTTAATATTTTTGATGAATTCTCTTGACACCAGAAAGAATTTTTATTATCATAGAATTAAAGTTTTTATGGGGGATAGCATGATAGAGGTTATTGGAATCTGTCCCGTGTGCGGGGATAGTTTTACCGTTTCGGAGCTGCATTGCTCAAAATGCAACAGTTCGCTAAAGGGCGAGTTTGAGCTATGCGAGTTTTGCCGCCTAACAAAGGAGCAAAAATATTTTGTAAAGATGTTTTTAAAAAACCGAGGCAGCATACGCGATATGGAAAAAGAATTGGGCATTTCTTATCCGACTGTTCGGAATAAGATAGAAGAAATCAATGCGGCTCTGGGCTTATCGGATGGAAGCCTTCCGTCCGTTAATGTTTCTGAAGTCTTACAAAAAATAAAGAACGGAGAGTTATCGGTTGATTCTGCAGTTTCATTTTTAACGGGAGAGCCCGGAGAAGAAAAAATTTAGAAGAACAGCGACAACAGTTCGGTTTGAACTACAAGGAGATATTTTATGGAAAACGAAAAACTTGAAATTTTAAACATGATTAGAGACAAGGCGATTACACCCGAAGAAGGCTTAAAACTTTTGGAAGCTATCCAAAAAGAAAATGTTAAATTTGTTTTTGAAGAGCCTAAACAAAAAAAAGATAGTGAAACTATAGTAATAAGTACAAAGATTCCCTCTAAAAGTGATCCGGCGGATTTTTTAGAAAAAGCCGCCGATTCGGAAAATACGGTAAATGAAACCTTTGAAAACAAAAAGAAAAATAACATCGATATAACAATTCAGACTTCTGACGGCAAAACTCAATCATTTAATTTGTAGGAATAAGCAGCTCACTCAAATCTTTCAGCCTCTTGCAAAATTTTAGCATAAGGCGTAAAATGATACTATGATCGATACAAGCTATAAAACGATAGTAGAAAATTTTAAAGCAAAGATGGCAGAACGGATTGTGGGCCAGCAAGAACTCATAGAAGGAATTTTAACTGCGTATATCGCAGGCGGCCATGTGCTCCTTGAAGGTGTGCCCGGCCTTGCAAAAACTCTCATAGTAAAAACATTTGCAGAGCTGTCCAGCGCAAGCTTTAAGCGTATTCAATTTACGCCGGACCTTCTTCCTGCCGATTTAATAGGAACCCTGATTTATCAGCAAAGTATCGGTAAGTTCTCCGTAAGGAGGGGTCCCGTTTTTGCGAATATTGTTTTAGCCGATGAAATAAACAGAGCTCCTGCAAAGGTGCAGTCTGCACTTTTGGAAGCCATGGCCGAAGGGCAGGTTACAATAGGAGAAAATTCTTTTTCTTTACCAGCGCCTTTTTTTGTACTAGCGACACAAAACCCCATTGAACAAGAAGGTACCTATCCCCTGCCCGAAGCCGAACTTGACCGCTTTTTGTTAAAACTATTCGTTCCATATCCTTCTATCGAAGAAGAAATAAATATAGTGAATAAATTTTCAAGCCTAGGGCCGAGTCAAAACGTGGGGCAAAACCTCGGTCAAAGCTCAAATATCAATCCGGCCGAAGCCGTTTTGACACTCGAAAACTTAAAAACTCTCCGCAATGCTGTAGAACAAGTCAAGTGTTCGCCGGAAATTACAAGCTATATAGTTTCAATAATTGCAGCAACACGGCCTCTAAAAAATGTAAAGCAGGATGACTATATTCATGGGAATTACCTAAGCTATATTCTTTACGGGGCATCTCCAAGGGCCGGAATAGCTATTCAAAAATGTGCAAAGATAAAGGCTCTATTTAATGGAAGAGATTATGTAATTCCTGAAGATGTAAAAGCCGTCGCATATGCGGCTCTTAGGCATAGGCTTAAACTTTCTTATGAAGCTGCCGCAGATAATTTAACCGCTGACGATATTATTGAAAAGCTTTTGGGAATTGTGCCCCAGCCGTAAGTTTAGACACATCTGCAATAAGAGAAATAATTTTACTTGTTTCAACCTTTTCTACTTTGAAGTCGACTTCGCCTATAGTAATCAGTTCGCCTTCCTTGGGAAGGTATTCTGCCGTTTCAAGAATAAGTCCGCCTATAGTATCATTATAATCCGAGTGAAAATCGGTATTTAAAATACTATTAAGTTGAATTATAGGGACAGCTCCGGGAATTAAAATATGCGTACCGTCAACAATCTTCATTCCGCTTAAAGGATTGGTTTTTGTTTTAGAATACTCATCTTGAATAGAACCGAAGATAGCAGTACTTATATCATCAATTGTGATAAGCCCCGCAGTGGAACCGTATTCATCTATAACAAAGGCCATATTTCTTTTATTTTTGCTCATCGTTTTTATAGCCGAAAAAATATTTGCTGTTTTCGGAATAAACAGAGCCCGTCTTATAATTTTATTTATATCCATTTCCGTATTATGGCTTCTATAAAATAAAATATCTTTATAATGCACACTGCCTATTATTTTATCTTTTTCTCCCTTATAAACGGGAAGACGAGAAAACATAGTTTTACGAAAAATGCTTACCATATTTTCGAGAGATGAATTTATATCGAGGCTGACAATATCTTCTTTTTTTGTCATTATGCTTTGCAGTTTTAATTCATGGAGCCTTACAGCGCGTTTAATTAATTCATGCTCGCCCGTTTGAAAAGTCCCGTCTGCCAAACTTATATTTATAAGAGTTTCCAAATAATCTTCGGAAAGTTCGGAGTTTTGATTGTTCTGTTTTTTTGAAACAAGTTTAATAATAAAATTAGACATGAGCGAAAAAATAAAAATAAAGGGTTTTAAAAGAAGCCTTACAACCGATAAGGGTACTAAAAATGTTTTTGTAATTTCTACGGCATTATAAGCGGCTGCAGCCTTGGGTAAAATTTCAGCAAAGATAATTATAAGAACCGTTGTAATCGCAGTAGCCGCCGGAATATGCTGCTGTCCATATGTATCTATAACAAAGGCCGTTATCAAAGCCGAAGAAAGGGTGTTTACAAAATTGGTCCCTATCAGGGTTGCACTTACAATTTCGTCTTTTCTTTCAATAAGAAAAGCAAGTCTTCGGCTTTTTTTTGTCCGGCTTTTTCTTATTGCCTTATATTCGGTTCTTGTAATTGCCGTAATTGCCGTTTCGGTTGCAGAAAAAAAGAATGCGCAAAAAAGAAGAGCTATAAATTCTACTATCATTAAGGCTAATTCAAATTTCATTCTTCATCTCCCGCAATATTTACTTGCAGTTCGCTTATTCTGTTTCCTTCGGTTTTTATAACCGTGAAATTATAGTTTTCTATTTTTATTGTAGAACCTATTTGCGGAACCTCTCCGCATTTTTCCATAATAAGACCGCCTATTGTGTCATAATACTCGGAAGAAAATGAAGTTCCCAGATTTTCATTTAAATCGCTCAGCCTCATGCTGCCTAAAATAGTTTGACTAAGATTCTGAGTTGTTTCATCATTTATATTATCAAGATTGGGATCCTCTGCAGCTGCATCATCGGTATCGTATTCATCTGCTATGTTTCCGAATATCTCTTCATTTAAGTCTTCAAGAGTTGCAATACCTAAAGTTCCGCCGTATTCGTCGATAACCACAACCATATTCTGTTTTTCTTTTCTGAATATTTCCTGCAACTTTGAAAGCTCGGTATTTTCAAAAACAAGAACAGGTTTGCGTAAATATTTTTTTATATCGAATTTTTCTTTTGACTCCTGTAAGAAATCTTTTGCAGCCGCTTCCGAAAACAAAAAATCTTTAATATAAAAAATACCGATAATTTCATCTATGTCTTCTTCATAAACCGGAAACCTTGAAAATCGTGAAGAGTGAGAAAGCCCTATAATTTCTTCCGGGTTTACATCAGCTGTAAGGCCTATTATATCGGGTCTGGGCGTCATAATATTTTTTACGGTTATATCGCCGTAGCTTAATATTTTTTCGAGGACGGCTTTTTCTTCCGAGCGAAGATCTCCATGTTCTTGGCGTACATCAAAAAAATCTTTTAAGTCTGCATCGGTTAAGGCCTCATTCGATTGCAGATTTTTTACACCTAAAAATTTTAATAAGAATTTTGTAAAACCCGAAAAGAGCCATTCAAGAGGGGTAAGCACTTTAATTAAAAACAAAATAAAGCCTGAAAATTTTAAGGCGATCGGTTCGGAAAAAACCAAAGCAATTGATTTAGGAAGTATCTCTCCGAAAATTAAAATTGCAATAGTTGCAGCCGTTACTGCAATGCTTAACCCTTTAGCCCCAACAAGCTCTACCATTAAAGCCGTTAATATTACCGATATTAAAATATTTACCAGACTGTTTCCTATCAGAGAAGTTGTTAAAAACTTTTGTTTATTTTTTAAAATTTTTTCAACTCTTGCAGCCTTTTTATTTTTCTTTTCGCGTAAATATTTTATTTTCAATTTATTTACGGATAAAAAGGCTGTTTCCCCCGATGAAAACATCATCGATAAAAAAAGAAGAGTAATTAAGAGCAGAATATAAAGCCATTGCGGAGGAGGTTCGTTCATTCTATAAACACCTATTTTATACCGTAAGCCTTGCTTACCGGAATAACAAAAAGAATTCCATGCCCTTCTTTTTCTACATCGGATTTTTTTCTGATTGCTTCAACAACATTTTCAAGTTGATCGTCATCAACGATAGTTAAAACAATTTCTTTTTCGGGTTCAATCTCCATATCAAAGATAAGTTTTGTTTGATTAAGCCCAGAACCTCGTGCATGGATTATTGTTCCTCCTCTTGCTCCTGCTTCTAAAGAAGCATCAACGACTTCACTTGCTTTTCCTCTATTAACAACAGTAAATATTGCAGATTTCATAGTTTTTACCTCCTCCCGTTTAAATACGGGTTTTTCATCATCCAGGGTATTTTTAATATTAATAAAACTTAAAGGCATACGGAATGCTATACCGAAATTCTTCCGTGTAAGATTGAATTTGTTATTTAGATTATCCATAAGACCGTCCAAAACATCTCCATGTCCGGCCGTTAAAATCAATTCTTTTCTTGTTTCTTGAATTCCTAAAAAATCAAGAAGCTTACTTTTTACCGTACCGAAAGCAATCATTATTGTAGCTCCGGTAAGGCCCTTATCTTTAGCGTACTTTACGATTTTACGTGCACGCCCAAAAGGTACTAAAATAATCAGAAGGGAAAAATCTTTCATTTTTGTTCTCCTGCGCTTTTAATCTTAAATATCAATCCTAAAATTTGTAACGAAATAATAGGAGCCAATGCGACGGCAGCTATAATACCGAATCCGTCTATCAATACATTTGCCGTCGGCGTATAATCGGCAAGCCCCTGTGCAAGGGATAAAACAAAGGTTGCAGTCATGGGGCCTGAAGCAACACCTCCTGCATCAAAGGCTATACTTACAAAAAGATCCGGAACAATGATTGATAATAAAAGTGAAACTATATATCCGGGAAGTAAAATATGCCATAACTGAAATGCGGGCTCTATAATTCTAAGTAACGAAAGCATTACCGCAAAGCTGACGCCTATACATAAAAATATTAAAACTATCTTGCGGGGAATATGTCCGCTCGTTACGTTTTCTATTTGTACCGTCAAAACATAAACGGCAGGTTCGGCTAAAATAGAAACAATACCTATCAGGGCACCGATAAAAAGAATTAGAGGGCGGGTTCCTATTTCGCCGAGCCGGCTTCCCATCGCTATTCCTACATCCAAGAAGCCCGATTTTGCTCCCCACATAAATAGAAATAAACCTATCAATGTAATTATAAGACCTTTAATAATGGGAATTAAATCTTTGGCCCTCAACTTTATACTTACAAAGTTTGTAATTAAAAATATTAACGTTAAGGGTAAAAGGGATAAAAGACACTCATAAAGTACCGGCAAAAAATGTTTAGCAAAGGGATAAAATATTTGTGAGTTTATGTCTACATTGAAGACAAAATTGTCAGCGGATATTTCTTTTGTTTTCCCGAATACGCTCAAAGCCAATACCGCTAAGATTGCTCCGGCAGATGCCATACCTACAAGCCCGAATGCGTCTCTTTCGGAAGCGGCCGAGTCTTTTTTCATCTCGGAAACACCGGCTGCTAAGGCCAGAATAAAAGGCACGGTTATTGCGCCTGTAGTTGTTCCCGAAGAATCAAAGGCTATCGAAATAAATTCGGAAGACGAAAAAAGAGAGAGCAAAAATATTACGCCGTAAGAAAGAGCAAAAATGATTTTTTGAGAAATATTAAATACGGTTCTCAAAATACCGAAAACCACAAAGGCTGCAACACCGACAGAAACAACTACTATGAGTCTTAATGCCGGAATTCCGCTTTTTGTTACTGTATTTACCTGACTTGCTAAAATCTGTAAATCGGGTTCTGCGATTGAAATTAAAAAGCCGAGAGTGAAACCTCCTATAATTAAAATCAGGGCATTGTTCCTTTTTGTGATTTCTTTTCCCATTTGTAAACCGATTTTTGTAACACTCATTTCGATTCCAAACAGGAAAAAAGCCAGCCCTAATATTATGCATACACTCCCGATTAAAAATCTAATAAAGACACTGTAATCGATATGAATAAATGCAAAATTCAAGATAGTAGTCAAAATAACAATCGGTAAAACTGACATTAAGACTTCTTTAAATTTATCAATTAGAATATTCATAGCTGAATAATATTATTGACTAAATTTTGATTTTGGTCAATAGGAAGAATTATTCATAACTAAGCAGCAAAAACACGGCTTTAGATAAAAATTAATTTCTTAAGATGATGATAACCCCTTCCCTTACCGCTGAACCCTTCCTGAAGCATCTCCCTGGGCAAGAGTTAAAACTTCATCAAAAGAAACTTGGTTAAAGTCGCCGTTTATGGAGTGTTTTAAGCAAGAGGCGGCTGAAGCAAAGTCGATTTGTTTTTGAGGTTTAAAGCCTTTTAATTCTGCACAGATTAAGGCTGCAGCAAAACTGTCGCCGCCTCCCAGTCTGTCAATAACTTGCATTGTGTATTTTTTGCTAAAATAGGCTTTGCCTTTTGTATAAAGCATGGCCGACCAGTTATTTTCGCTGGCTGAGGTGGATTCTCTCAGGGTTATTCCTACTTTTTGAAAACCGAATTTTTTGCACAATTTTGCAGCAACCTCTTTATAGCCTTTTTCATTCAGCTTGCCGGAACTTACATCCGTATTTTTTGAGGTTATGCCGAAAACCTTTTCAGCGTCTTCTTCATTTGAAATACAGATATCGACAAATTCGCAGATACTGCTCATTGTTTCTTTTGCTTCATCGGGAGTCCAAAGTTTTTTGCGGTAGTTAAGGTCGCATGAAACCGTTATACCCATTGACCTTGCCGTCTTGCAGGCTTCGAGGCAAATTTCGGCAGCATTTTTACTTAAAGCGGGAGTGATCCCTGTAAAATGGAACCATGAGGCTCCTTTAAAAATTTCTTTCCAGTTAAAGTCGCTCGGAGAGGCTTCGGCAATGGCAGAATTAGCCCTATCATATATTACCTTGGAGGCACGCTGAGAAGCTCCTTTTTCTAAAAAATAGATACCTACACGCTTCCCTCCGCGGACTATGCCTGAAACATCTACCCCGTACCGGCGCAAGGAATTTACTGCCGCTTGGCCTATTTCATGGGCCGGCAGTTTTGTTATGTATGAGGGCCGCATTCCGAAGTTGGCTAAAGAAACTGCGACGTTTGCCTCCGCTCCGCCGAAAACCAATTCCAGGGCGTCGGCTTGAACAAAACGGTTAAAACCTGTGGGGGAAAGGCGAAGCATAATTTCGCCCATGGTTATAACTTTAGGTGCTTGGT
The DNA window shown above is from Treponema denticola and carries:
- a CDS encoding DUF2089 domain-containing protein, with product MIEVIGICPVCGDSFTVSELHCSKCNSSLKGEFELCEFCRLTKEQKYFVKMFLKNRGSIRDMEKELGISYPTVRNKIEEINAALGLSDGSLPSVNVSEVLQKIKNGELSVDSAVSFLTGEPGEEKI
- a CDS encoding SHOCT-like domain-containing protein; translation: MENEKLEILNMIRDKAITPEEGLKLLEAIQKENVKFVFEEPKQKKDSETIVISTKIPSKSDPADFLEKAADSENTVNETFENKKKNNIDITIQTSDGKTQSFNL
- a CDS encoding AAA family ATPase, coding for MIDTSYKTIVENFKAKMAERIVGQQELIEGILTAYIAGGHVLLEGVPGLAKTLIVKTFAELSSASFKRIQFTPDLLPADLIGTLIYQQSIGKFSVRRGPVFANIVLADEINRAPAKVQSALLEAMAEGQVTIGENSFSLPAPFFVLATQNPIEQEGTYPLPEAELDRFLLKLFVPYPSIEEEINIVNKFSSLGPSQNVGQNLGQSSNINPAEAVLTLENLKTLRNAVEQVKCSPEITSYIVSIIAATRPLKNVKQDDYIHGNYLSYILYGASPRAGIAIQKCAKIKALFNGRDYVIPEDVKAVAYAALRHRLKLSYEAAADNLTADDIIEKLLGIVPQP
- a CDS encoding hemolysin family protein, translating into MKFELALMIVEFIALLFCAFFFSATETAITAITRTEYKAIRKSRTKKSRRLAFLIERKDEIVSATLIGTNFVNTLSSALITAFVIDTYGQQHIPAATAITTVLIIIFAEILPKAAAAYNAVEITKTFLVPLSVVRLLLKPFIFIFSLMSNFIIKLVSKKQNNQNSELSEDYLETLINISLADGTFQTGEHELIKRAVRLHELKLQSIMTKKEDIVSLDINSSLENMVSIFRKTMFSRLPVYKGEKDKIIGSVHYKDILFYRSHNTEMDINKIIRRALFIPKTANIFSAIKTMSKNKRNMAFVIDEYGSTAGLITIDDISTAIFGSIQDEYSKTKTNPLSGMKIVDGTHILIPGAVPIIQLNSILNTDFHSDYNDTIGGLILETAEYLPKEGELITIGEVDFKVEKVETSKIISLIADVSKLTAGAQFPKAFQ
- a CDS encoding hemolysin family protein gives rise to the protein MNEPPPQWLYILLLITLLFLSMMFSSGETAFLSVNKLKIKYLREKKNKKAARVEKILKNKQKFLTTSLIGNSLVNILISVILTALMVELVGAKGLSIAVTAATIAILIFGEILPKSIALVFSEPIALKFSGFILFLIKVLTPLEWLFSGFTKFLLKFLGVKNLQSNEALTDADLKDFFDVRQEHGDLRSEEKAVLEKILSYGDITVKNIMTPRPDIIGLTADVNPEEIIGLSHSSRFSRFPVYEEDIDEIIGIFYIKDFLFSEAAAKDFLQESKEKFDIKKYLRKPVLVFENTELSKLQEIFRKEKQNMVVVIDEYGGTLGIATLEDLNEEIFGNIADEYDTDDAAAEDPNLDNINDETTQNLSQTILGSMRLSDLNENLGTSFSSEYYDTIGGLIMEKCGEVPQIGSTIKIENYNFTVIKTEGNRISELQVNIAGDEE
- a CDS encoding P-II family nitrogen regulator, translating into MKDFSLLIILVPFGRARKIVKYAKDKGLTGATIMIAFGTVKSKLLDFLGIQETRKELILTAGHGDVLDGLMDNLNNKFNLTRKNFGIAFRMPLSFINIKNTLDDEKPVFKREEVKTMKSAIFTVVNRGKASEVVDASLEAGARGGTIIHARGSGLNQTKLIFDMEIEPEKEIVLTIVDDDQLENVVEAIRKKSDVEKEGHGILFVIPVSKAYGIK
- a CDS encoding DUF1538 domain-containing protein gives rise to the protein MNILIDKFKEVLMSVLPIVILTTILNFAFIHIDYSVFIRFLIGSVCIILGLAFFLFGIEMSVTKIGLQMGKEITKRNNALILIIGGFTLGFLISIAEPDLQILASQVNTVTKSGIPALRLIVVVSVGVAAFVVFGILRTVFNISQKIIFALSYGVIFLLSLFSSSEFISIAFDSSGTTTGAITVPFILALAAGVSEMKKDSAASERDAFGLVGMASAGAILAVLALSVFGKTKEISADNFVFNVDINSQIFYPFAKHFLPVLYECLLSLLPLTLIFLITNFVSIKLRAKDLIPIIKGLIITLIGLFLFMWGAKSGFLDVGIAMGSRLGEIGTRPLILFIGALIGIVSILAEPAVYVLTVQIENVTSGHIPRKIVLIFLCIGVSFAVMLSLLRIIEPAFQLWHILLPGYIVSLLLSIIVPDLFVSIAFDAGGVASGPMTATFVLSLAQGLADYTPTANVLIDGFGIIAAVALAPIISLQILGLIFKIKSAGEQK
- a CDS encoding KHG/KDPG aldolase/sugar kinase fusion protein, with translation MNKIFKQIEKIGIVPVIVLDNEKDALPLGKALSAAGLFCAEITFRTEAAEKAIKVFAKNFPDFLVGAGTVLSPEQADKAIAAGAKFIVSPGLNPKVVEHCIKSGYPIIPGVSTAGEIEQAMSFGLETVKFFPAEAAGGLKFIKAISAPYPNIKFMPTGGINAQNIAEYAAFSKVIACGGSWMVSKELISSKDFKKIEEESAIALQIVKEARNPKKSPGALTALSSNSKPSTETNQAPKVITMGEIMLRLSPTGFNRFVQADALELVFGGAEANVAVSLANFGMRPSYITKLPAHEIGQAAVNSLRRYGVDVSGIVRGGKRVGIYFLEKGASQRASKVIYDRANSAIAEASPSDFNWKEIFKGASWFHFTGITPALSKNAAEICLEACKTARSMGITVSCDLNYRKKLWTPDEAKETMSSICEFVDICISNEEDAEKVFGITSKNTDVSSGKLNEKGYKEVAAKLCKKFGFQKVGITLRESTSASENNWSAMLYTKGKAYFSKKYTMQVIDRLGGGDSFAAALICAELKGFKPQKQIDFASAASCLKHSINGDFNQVSFDEVLTLAQGDASGRVQR